The stretch of DNA GGAATGGCAGATATTATATTGGAAGTACTAACAATATCGACAGAAGATTCAAAGAACATGTTGAGGGGATTGTTAAAGCAACTTGTAATCTTCGACCACTGTTATTAGTATTTCAACAAGAATATAAAACACTACTTGAAGCAAGGCGGGTTGAAAGAAAGTTGAAAAGATTCAAGAGAAAAGACATAATCAAGAGAATAATAAAAGAAAAAGAAATATTTTTAACAGGCGATTAGCTCGGTTGACCGCTATTGAGTCTTTGGCGGATGGTTAGAGTGCTCCGACGTAACGTCGGAGAGGTCAGAGGTTCAAATCCTCTATCGCCCACTAACTAAAAAGGATAAAAAATTAGCCAATTAAGATATTGGCTGTTAGGTTATTATGAAACAAAATCCGCAAAATATCTCCTTAGAAACATACAGGCATAGCGCTTCGCATATTCTTGCCTATGCTGTAAAAGAACTCTATCCTGACGTAAAATTGGGTATAGGTCCTGCTATCGAGGACGGTTTTTATTATGATTTTGATCTTTCACATCGGTTTGTTCCCGAAGACCTT from bacterium encodes:
- a CDS encoding GIY-YIG nuclease family protein gives rise to the protein MRGFVYILQSGRNGRYYIGSTNNIDRRFKEHVEGIVKATCNLRPLLLVFQQEYKTLLEARRVERKLKRFKRKDIIKRIIKEKEIFLTGD